One Clostridium estertheticum DNA segment encodes these proteins:
- a CDS encoding ATP-binding cassette domain-containing protein, which produces MRNIIEVRDFVKKYDKFTAVDNVTFEVEEGSIFAFLGPNGAGKSTTINTLCTIFDKTSGTLNIDGKDVSREKDAVRSVIGVVFQEPTLDNKMTVLENLIMHCHFYAIPKSEATERIQFVLNLVDMLDWKKAMVSSLSGGMKRRVEIARALLHYPKVLFLDEPTTGLDPQTRAHMWEYIVKLQKEKNITIFLTTHYMEEAEICSKVAIMDAGKIVAIDTPYHLKQQYTKDKANITTLDEQGLEVLLDTAGFVYKKKTGYYSIEVNNLPKLMDIISKHKAAITDLEINKGTLNDVFLEITGKDIRK; this is translated from the coding sequence ATGAGAAACATAATAGAAGTTCGGGATTTTGTAAAGAAATATGATAAATTTACAGCAGTGGACAATGTGACCTTTGAGGTAGAAGAAGGAAGTATTTTTGCATTTTTAGGGCCAAATGGAGCAGGTAAAAGCACAACCATCAATACACTGTGTACCATATTCGATAAGACCTCAGGAACCCTGAACATTGACGGAAAAGATGTTTCCCGAGAAAAGGACGCCGTTAGAAGTGTTATTGGGGTTGTTTTTCAGGAACCCACATTGGATAATAAAATGACCGTTCTTGAAAATTTAATTATGCATTGCCATTTTTATGCTATCCCCAAAAGTGAAGCCACTGAGCGTATCCAATTCGTTTTAAATTTAGTGGATATGCTGGACTGGAAAAAAGCAATGGTAAGCAGTCTGTCAGGCGGGATGAAACGGCGTGTTGAAATAGCCAGAGCACTGCTACATTACCCAAAAGTATTGTTTTTAGATGAACCAACCACAGGTCTTGACCCTCAAACAAGGGCTCACATGTGGGAATATATTGTAAAGTTGCAAAAGGAGAAGAATATAACCATTTTTCTAACAACACATTACATGGAGGAGGCCGAGATTTGCAGCAAAGTTGCAATTATGGATGCCGGTAAAATTGTTGCAATAGACACTCCTTATCATTTGAAACAGCAATATACAAAGGATAAAGCAAATATTACAACTCTAGACGAGCAAGGCCTGGAGGTACTGCTAGACACGGCAGGTTTTGTTTACAAGAAAAAAACCGGTTATTATTCAATTGAAGTTAATAATTTACCAAAACTTATGGACATAATAAGTAAGCACAAAGCTGCTATAACAGATTTGGAAATTAATAAAGGCACATTGAATGATGTATTCTTAGAAATTACCGGAAAAGATATAAGAAAGTGA
- a CDS encoding ABC transporter permease — protein sequence MDIIIALWFRNIKIFARNRVQLIFTIIMPFFFLFVFSSVFKNQNIENPVNYMLAGIVITTVFQTSLTVATSTIEDIVSGFMKEVLVSPVKRIQIAAGQLLSAATIATMQGIIILFIGYFIGLKFTSWITPFAVIGVMIVVGLVFSGLGLYIATLVKNSQTFQVVITAITMPLTFLCGAYIPLSMLPKILQYIAYLNPMTYTTAFFRTIILEKTSLTTNQLVAEQLAFKIGDFVITPPISMAIVIIFGLIFLLLSTYVFSRVDFSRINRSKSKEGDIFS from the coding sequence ATGGATATTATAATAGCTTTATGGTTTAGAAACATTAAAATTTTCGCTCGCAATCGTGTTCAACTTATTTTCACGATTATCATGCCATTCTTCTTTTTATTTGTGTTTAGTTCGGTATTTAAAAATCAAAATATTGAAAATCCAGTAAACTATATGTTAGCTGGTATTGTTATAACCACCGTATTCCAGACCTCCCTTACCGTTGCCACAAGCACAATAGAAGATATTGTGTCGGGATTTATGAAGGAAGTGCTAGTAAGCCCAGTTAAACGAATCCAGATAGCCGCAGGTCAGCTATTATCAGCAGCAACAATAGCAACAATGCAAGGGATTATTATTTTATTCATTGGTTATTTTATAGGTCTTAAATTCACCTCCTGGATAACACCATTTGCGGTAATCGGCGTGATGATTGTGGTTGGACTAGTATTTTCGGGGCTAGGATTATACATAGCGACTCTGGTTAAGAATTCACAAACATTTCAAGTTGTAATAACGGCGATTACAATGCCACTTACATTTCTTTGTGGCGCATATATCCCGCTTTCAATGTTACCAAAAATATTGCAATATATTGCTTATCTCAATCCCATGACATATACAACAGCGTTTTTTAGAACCATCATACTGGAAAAGACATCTTTAACAACTAATCAATTAGTTGCGGAACAGCTTGCTTTTAAAATAGGAGATTTTGTAATTACTCCTCCTATCAGTATGGCCATTGTAATTATTTTTGGACTCATATTTTTATTATTATCAACTTATGTCTTCTCAAGGGTGGATTTTTCAAGAATTAATCGCTCAAAAAGTAAAGAAGGAGATATATTTAGTTAA